aataaaattgatttcatGCATTCATGCAATAAGCATGTATGCGGCTAGGATCATGgatattagggtttcgattttgatcttagatcattggggttttgagattcaaaaccattaaggtttcgattttaattgatcaaacaatcaatctcgattagggtttggggtatcaaacttatgattatgagcttcgatttactcattggggttttgatctattaccctatggctTTGATTTCAACATTAGATCATACTATTAGGGTTTGTAGTTTTTATGGTTTCGATTCttatcaaacaatcaaatttgATTATAGGTTCTCTTTAAGGTTTCGAATTACCTTAACCTCAAgtagggttgaatggaccaccaaaGAGATGAACTGCGAGCTGGAACTAATCGGAACGCGAGCTGATGTTGTCGCGAGCTGTCTGATTGCTGAGATCGGGAACGCGAACTGTCCAACGTGCTGATCGGGTCGCGAGCTGTCTGAGATCGTCTTGTTTGCGAGCTGAGGTTGAACAAGCCGAgatcgtctgagctaggatcaggaacgccttaagctgaagctgatcgggaaCAAATTGCAAACAAGGATCAGGATGTAAGGTTTCGCGATCGGGATTAGGATGGTTCGCCGGTAAGGATGTTCGCCGAtcagggttagggttttaggcggTTTGttttagcttagggatttagattctatcgtgctgataacgtattgtgaaactagagaataaaatctatgtttctgtcttattcataaacataaggaaCCCTTTATATGTAgagaattacaccgtcatagaataatggaaagagtaaagaaaggaaatacaaatatggaaagagtacaaatcatagtCTAATAAGGAAAAAGCAAGATGCcgattatctctctctctcctcacggtcgactctttctctctctagcattgggccggttatgaaccgggctggttatggacatccacaatatgatttataacagatTAAAGTTTCCTTTTATTTTCATAGAACAACACAAAGAAGGAAAACTGCATAACAGAGGTTCCGTCCAGAGCATAGGCAAACAAACCATCACTTTAAAATTCCCAAATTTAAACGTAATTTAGAGGACAATCagcattaacaaaaaaaagcatTTTAAATGGCACAACTTTTAAAATCTTTCATGGAGCATACAAATACATTGAGCCGACACTGATGATGGAGCGGAAGAGACTTTTCAGCCACTATTTTCACCCAACTTGAATAAGCAGAGATAAATGTAGGAATGTCAGCTCATCAAGTAGGCAAATCGAATATGACACAGAGTTTTTCGGGCTCTCCAATGTCTCCAAGTCTATCATTCAAACTTATGGCATACTTGGGATTCTACAAAGAAAAGATCGATAAGAAGTACTAATTTATAATTGATGTCTAAGTTTGACATGAATTAAACAAAACCGATAAGAAGTACTAATTTGCAACGCTTAAAAAGATTGACAATATGatattaaagaataaatttatataattagatataaGGATGTATTTACAAGAGAGAAAAGCattaattagttaaataaaagaaaaatttcaCATATGAATATAATTTACCAAAACTGACGATTTGATATTTATAgtgaacttttattttatttagaaaatatttgtcAAATGAAAATTACCTGAGGGATTGAAGGACGAATTACGGAAGTATTTATAACATAGTCCTTGCTAGGTTCAAGTGGGCATACACCAGTATTACAGATGAGGGAGCTGGATTGAAGAATATTCATATTTTCAAACATAAGGGACACGTCTAGAGTTGCCGCAAGGCTGGGGCTTTTAACTATATACGTATAAGATACACATATAATTTTACtagaaaatattgtaaaaaaaaaaaaaagataacagttacaaaaaaaaagacacaatcAAGAATTATTTGAAGCTTGAAGATCGTACTTGTACTACTTGTCGAAAACGATAGTGAGATTTCAAATATCTGGTCACTAGGCTCAACCTCCAGAGCGGTGACCGTACCGAAATCGTATCCAACATCTACAAAAAGTCGTGGAGGTTAATTGTGGAAGGTTAATACGCGCAGCTTTAAGAAATTGGATCTATATAAGAGTTCATTGTGAACTAGGGTGAACATCTGAtgaattttattctttaattaagttgcagtatatattattttatataactttGAGAACTAGATATAGATAAAAATGACATGTCATATATTACTATTTCTTGTGTACTGTACAGCTCATTTGAGAAGGGATTATCGGCGGTATACCTGGATTTTAAATCAACTTTGGCAGAGTATAGAGGCATAGTTTCGTTTATCAAGATTAACAACAAGATTCtacaaattttagcaaaaagaaaaaaaaagattctaacACAAAAAAATCAAGCACTTAACATTTCTTATAAGTCGATAAGAGTATGCAAATATGAGataggaaatttttttttttgaaaaagggctgagatagtaaaacttcataaaaatACACCagcaatttatttattattctcaATATACATGAATCCTAAAAAGTACATAAATAATATTCTCTTCCATTTATCACACATATTTTCAATTTATGATGATGCAAGCTATTTTTAAATCTACCTTATTAGAACaggaaaattgaaaaaatatatttttaaagaaaatatccaaaaaattaATTCATGTATTTTGACTTGGTAAAAAGTTCATGGTATTCCTATGGTTAAACATCGTTTGGATCCAAAACACACTCCACATAGGACGGAAGTGACTAGCGAACGAGTGGTATAACTCCGCTCGCTTCATATTaacacaaaaactaaaaatagtaACAAAGTGATACTTACTGTTGCAATAAACGAAGTCGACGGCACGCGTAAAAGGTAAAAAGAAGAGCGATGCAAGGAGAAGAAGCAGAGGCTGGACGTGAGACATCCCCTCGGATTAGAGCTCGTTTGATTTCCAAATAGAAGAAAACACTTTTCAGTTTGGTTTATAAGAAAAGTCTGTAATACACGTCGTGCCTTCATCAATGTCCACTATTTTATAGTTCTATAGATTATTATCACATATATCCCGAATCAAGTGGATCGAATCAAATTGATTAATGCCAATATATTAGTCACCTGCATTATACGCGAGATTCTTAAACTATGAGTTTCAATGTTTCATTGAACGTgcctttttcctttttaattgtTTCTAACGTTGGCCAAAAACTTGTTTTCtattaaattaattacaaaCAGTTGTTCaaatctctaaaatattttttgataagtTAATTTTCTAGCGCCCACATTAGTTCTTAATATTgttaattacatatatattcttaataaattaacaatattacataattattttattaaaattgatttttctttttaagtatttatattaattagaagtttccttttaaattttttgaataaaatatatattaaaaaggaaacatatataaactttaaaaaataattttaaataagaaaatatatttatataaaatgtgatttcaCAAAAAGGAAAGTTAAGAAAAATAATCTTGATTAAGAAATATAGCATTTCCATTAGAACATAATCTTAAgcaacataaatatattttcaaagtaataaGATATGTTCCTtgtatctatctattttctgatataattacataaaatatgttaaataaCATTAACCAAGATAGCTTTAgttgaataataataataataataatttataattagtattattgagatttttcattcatttttatataaGCTTTAgtgactaaaatattttataattacaattgtttttaaaaaatattacttatataacatgttttctcaaaaaaaaatcacaaaatgaattggtatttagttttaaaacgttatatatatatatatatatatatattaaaactgatTTACCAAAAGCATGTTATGTTTAAGatgatttaatataattttcattttatattttataaatataaggtataatattaattagagtttacaaattattttaattactgTAAATATCAATATGTAAATATCAATATGTGTTCATGTGCTTTCAAAATtgtattagttattttatttgtacaactgtTTACTGGtcatctctttatttttgctaatatttttggaaaatcaaCATGTATCcagttattataaatattttaaaatatacttacacttataaaataaataaaaactgaactaatttgataaataaagCAAATccgattttaaaattattaccAAATTTGCGATAAAACTAGAATTATCCCCGAAAATAgtcagatttttatttatttggaacaaaaaatatttcatttttgaatTTAGAGAAGTTAATGCTATCTAATATATCCAAGTTATAATCAAACCAACTAGATATTACATATTCAAAAACACATccataaaaataacataatattattaatagaagttatacatataaattagaAATTGAGTTAAAACTGATAACAAATCATTAatcatctattataatatatttacattagaaatatttatatatgtgcaTGAGCACGGGAGGATCATCTATTATAACAAATCATTACTATAAAACTAACATTGCATTTTACTATATTATCAAGCATTTTAGCGGTTAGGATATGTAAAGAACACATGAATCATGAAATCATGACGAGAGCacattatgtattttaaaaaagagggaattttatttttaccttATTTTTAGTGTCattattcatatttattttctagaaggacattttcaaaaatacctaaATATGAggtttcattaaaaagaaaaagacaattATGTCATtgctttatagatatatatatatataaataattatttcagaaaataataagaaataattttttttgaattatacatttttaaattcaatttttataatttttttttattttttcaaatttgtttttatagtaTTTgaattatacattttcaaattcgaacttggTACAAATTttaatctcttctttttttcaaaaaaagaattttaaaattcaaaaattcttttgaaacataaaaaaaaaattattttacattttaggtatttatttattaaaatcttaaatcTCATCCTTCAAATTTTCAACCTCTACGCTCTAAActagattagttaatcttaATGTTATAAGTGTATGTTTACCTTTTTAAAACTTAAGGTaaatgtggttaaaataaaaatagtactaAAAATGTGGTACTCTAATCAATTTATCTAAAATGGTACCAAAAATGTGGTACTCTAATCAATTCATCTTTTAAAAATTGGTTTTTGTCTCAAAGTTTCTAGTTTGCTACTCTCGTGCTAGACCTTTACACGAGTGCAGGTATGAAACAGGAAAATATAATGCACCAGGGCCAACCTACGCGTATGCATTTCCTTGGTTATACAACTAAAATCTTATAGAACGCCTGAACTTTTGTTTTAGTTATTCATCAGCTGAAAGCTATACATTTAATGCGCATTCTTGAAACATAAAATGCAGCGATTTACTAATGGTTTTGTTCTTTTAGCCGATGCTGTTGATGTGGTTTGTGgatcaatttatatttatactcTTAAGGTATGCTATGTATCTAGGATCCGACAAACTTAAACCGGGATTATGATCCGATTTTCAGTCAATTCTCCGGTTATTGTGTGAATAAGAAGTCGTGGTGTAAGGCCAACCAAGTCGTGTATCAACTAGCTTGGTCCATTCCAACTTGTGTCTTGTTCAAACAATTCAAAATGTTTTCAAGCTGAGTTTCTTCCCAGGTAAAGTCAAATCTCAAGAAAAATCCTACGAGACTAGAATTGCATTTTACATAACCCCAACTTTGAAGTTCATTTGAGTTTAACATGTTGCGTTTACCATTTAAAATATCATAACGTGTTTCGTTAACTTTTTTTAACGCAACCATGTATGAATGTGGATGGATATTTACTTGGAACTTCAATTTGACAGTTTGCATTTGTCAGGCTCTGAAATTTTAGAGACTATatataattcaataaattttgtttttaacttaTGTTTATGTAcattatcttttcatattttgagAGTTTATGTCAATCTTTCACTTATCTAGGTCAATGACCAACATCATGCATGTGTATTagctttttgttgttgttttgctAAGAAAGTAAAAATTGAAAGTTGAGGTTTTACTAACAAAATATAAGATTTCTAAGTTTGATTCCACTGCAAAAAAGTGAAAACATGGAAGTAAATGTAAGAAATATAAGATATTGTCTCTTTTCATACGCATGGTAACAAACATTACAATCTTGAAGAACACGAACGAGAGATTAAGCTGAGAGCGTTGATAAAtcaaatcttttgaaaattgTGATTGATTTGctacatatatattttcttcaacTATAGTCAGCAACCAACGCTGCAGTAGACCTTACAATCTAAATGGTACagatcaataaataaataaagtgtCGACCGCATAGTTGTAAAGTGGGTGTACTGTGTACATGACCTAACCAAAATATCAAAGCAATCTAAACCGAAATCAAAACTCGGTTTAGAGTGAAGCAGCTCGGACCAGGTCTTGTAACCCCATGTGGACTTGGACAAACCGTGTCTTAGTGAATTTTCTATTACGATATCCTACACTTTGGTTCAAAATGTTGAAAACCATTTCTTTTTGTAGCACAGTCAAAGTCAAAGTTCTTATGTGTGTCTACATAAACATAAGATAGTGCGACGAAGCTTGCACAAGTCAAACCATGAGACATCTCAAGTACCCTATATATAAGAGTCATTATCGAATTAACAACACATACAAACCAAAAAGACCCTACACTTGCTAACCAATAGAAAGctcaattttgttttatttggtctCCCATccaagaaatagaaaaaaaaaattaagtatcaTGAAGAGACAACTAGTGCTCGTAATTATCTTAGTTGTTATTTTCCTTGTTGTCTTGGACGTTACGCAAGTTGAAGCCATGAGGCCTTTCCCGGAGGCTGTCGATGAGATCAAACTACTGTTTCAAGCGCTTCAACGAGGTCCGGTCAGCGGCTCTGGTCCGAACGGTTGCACCAATATTCCCGGCGGTTCAGGGGAGTGCCACAACGGCTAAAGCTGCCATACAAATCTCCTTCGCCTTCATCAttatttgattctttttttttctttcacattTATGTGTTCCGTACATAATTACATACACGTAACTATAAGATAGCTTTAGACTTGGTCTCATAACATCTTGAATTGTAATCTACggaagcttaactagaagctaCAATTTTAGAAACATATGTAACAATCAAaaagttttttgtttaataaaaggAAACTTTATTGGACTTTTCAGCTTTGAAAGGTAGACAATACAGTGAATAGTTCAAGTTATTTGacatatatgattatttattgATTCGGCTGTGTTTACTAATAGTCCTGTACTCCTGTTACTAATCGTACTCTTGTCAAATGTAAAAAAGCTAGAAAGAGAACGTGTTAGGCGTGTTTACCTGTGTGAAACTGCTCTATGTTCTGTAGCCAAGCATCAAATGCTTGTAGTAACGATCCCGAATGATTCTCTGCCACCAATATTTGGTTGAGCTCCAATAACTCAGCTGCATTCGCTCTTGGATAAGCCTGTAATGTAAATCACGCATGTGTGTATGAggagatttcaaagagaaggtaCATAGGAGAAGCGAAGAAGTTTCCTCACCATCTAACAAGGCATCTTTTAATGCCTTGTGATATAGGACGGAAGAAAGACGGATCTCTCTGAGTATATAGTATCCCAACCTAGACCAGACTCAACCCTATTTAGTAAAAATGGGTTTTGGTACTAGTCTCTACAGATCAAGAGACGATAGAACTTTTACCTCGACCAATGGCATAGCAGAAGGGTCTTCAAAGATCTCAAGGCTCTATAATCACCCAAATAATTTACCTGTAGAACCATTGATGCTTATAAATTATAGTAATCATTCAGTTGATTTTTcataaggtaaaaaaaaaaaaactttgggtCATATTACCGCGCATTCTGTATTGAGTAGAGCTTGGACAAAGTCCATCAGCTGAATCATAGCCCACTCGGAGCAGAGAGTAGGATCCTCACTAAGCGAGGATACCTCCATGAAGCACCAAAGCGTAATTTTTCATCCGGAATGCTTCCCTTTCGTACATCAGAGGCATACCATTGAAGCCGCAACAAAGCTTTTTCCGTTGCAGGATTAACTACAGCAACCTGTACAAGAAAGGAACGAATAACATTGtaacatattaaacataacTTTCATCATGTGTACAAAGGAGTCTTTGCAAGCAGCTAGCTGCAATTATAATCAGTTTAAGCAAAGCTTACTTGTAAATATGCCAAGTATGCATCCACAATATCTTCAAATGTACCTGCTTTGTTCCCCATCAAACTgaagaaacaacaaaaaacacACAAAGGCAAAACGAACAAGATAGATAGAACCAGAGAAAATGCAAAATAAGAGGGCTGCTACCTTTGATAATGATTACTTTGCTTAAGCGCATAAAGCTCAGATAGATGCCGAGAATTGGCTCCAAGAACATCAGCAATGGTAGTCCACTACAATTACAGCACTATATTAGAACTCTAGTTGAAGAGTGTCCATGTATTAATGTATAGTTTGGTTAAGTGTGTACCACCGGTCTAGGTTAATCTGATTTAAGCAGCCTTGGTTTAATTAGATACATGTGTTTTTTATCACGTGAGTTGAGCTGTGTTAAACGACGTTGTATAAGTCGTTAGAGCTCAAGATAACTCA
The window above is part of the Brassica napus cultivar Da-Ae chromosome C3, Da-Ae, whole genome shotgun sequence genome. Proteins encoded here:
- the LOC106449382 gene encoding uncharacterized protein LOC106449382; translation: MKRQLVLVIILVVIFLVVLDVTQVEAMRPFPEAVDEIKLLFQALQRGPVSGSGPNGCTNIPGGSGECHNG
- the LOC106449383 gene encoding MD-2-related lipid-recognition protein 3-like; protein product: MSHVQPLLLLLASLFFLPFTRAVDFVYCNNVGYDFGTVTALEVEPSDQIFEISLSFSTSSTIKSPSLAATLDVSLMFENMNILQSSSLICNTGVCPLEPSKDYVINTSVIRPSIPQNPKYAISLNDRLGDIGEPEKLCVIFDLPT